The Desulfuromonas sp. TF nucleotide sequence AAGTCTGACCTCCTCCTTGCCCTTGAAAAAAAACAAGCCCAGAAACACCATGATTAACCCGGTGATGAATGTCGGTCCGAGAATCATGTAGATGGCGAAGGAAAAATATGTATTGTCGATGTGCCAGACTGCGTCATAAATCAGAGCGCCGAGGAGAAAGGGGCAGACAACCGTGACGATCATTGCTCCTATCAATGAGATCCTGCTATGGGCAATGCCCTTGGCGAATGCCGACACCAGATCCGTCAGTCTTTTCATGAAATATCCCTTCTATGGCTTTATCTGTTGGGAGGATTTGGAAAAATAAAGGATGAGTCCGGCTGTCCGGCATGTGCAAGACCCTGCCAAATTATTGGACAGTCATTAGATAGCATTCAGAACCATGGAGTGTCAACGGGAAAGGGAGGAAAAACGGTTAAATTCTGGCTGGTTAAACATTAGTATGGACTAACTTAATCAGGATCGAAACGATCGAAAGCATAACGGCAGAAGCCGCACCTCCGATGGAGGTGCGGCTTCTGCCGTTTCAGTGACGCGTGTCAGTTATTTGGGATCTGGGTCAATGAGCCTTTTCTTCAGCGAAGACCGGGAAAATCTTTGTCAGGAAGTAGAAAATCACAAAAGGCGTGGCCATGACTGTTAGTGCGCCGAACAGCCCCTCCTTGAAGGTCTCCACATCATGGGGGATGATCGGCAGGTGATAGTGCATGAAGCCGGCGAAGCTCAGGGAGAAGGCCTGTCCGCCGATGACCACATTCCAACGCATCATGAATACACCGAACATGACGAGCACGGTTGCAATGGTTATCCTTCGCACCGTTCTCCCGGGCAAGATCATCATGATGAAAGGGATAGCGTTGCCGATGGTGTACTGCAGAATGAAGATTTTGACAAAATCCCGCTCCATAATGACCTCGCGCAGAATGTCCCAAGATTTGACCTGGGTGTATCCACGGAAGATCAGGTCGAGAATTTCCAGGGTAAGGGCGGCGATCATAAAATAGAGAAGGTAATTGGCCACCATCTTGACCTCAGATTCCTCTGCCCCACGCAGTTGCTCCACGCTCGGAGCATTGGGCTCGTGAGCCCACCGAGCCAATTTCCGTTTGGCCAGGAACTTGCGGATCTCCTGAGTCACCACATAGCAGAGAATGCACAGGGCGATGCCGGAGACGACCGCGGAGCAGATGAAGATGACCGGCATGAGCGGCGTCATCCACAGAGCGTTCGCTTTGACCGAGCCGAAAATGAAACCGGCGTATCCATGCAGAAAGCAGGCGACCGGGATGCCGAAGGCGGCCAGAACGCTTACCGCCTTATGGTCCTTGTGAAGGGCTTCATCGCTGATGTCCCAGGCGCCGAGGGTCAGGATGGAGAAAAGCCTGAGGCGCAGGCTGTCGATTCCTGAGCGGGTCGGGCTGGCTTTGAGGGCGAGGGCGCTCTCGACGAAATGTTGACGATAGACGAACCACAGCTCGGAGGCAACAATGCAGGCGTAGGTCAGAAAGACGATACCGAAGGCAGAAATCGCAGAGGTGAAGTGCGGCGTCATCAGGACGTGGATGCCCCTAAAAGGCTGCATCAGGTGCAGCATCAGCGGCAACATCGCCACCGGCAGCAGCGCAAAGGAGAAAACAAGTGAAAAGCGGGCGATTTCCTTCAGCTGCTTTACCCCGAATACGTGGTAAAGCGAGGAAAGGACGAAGGCGCCCGCCACCAGGCCTGTCATAAAGGGGTACATGACGATCTGAATCGACCAGTAGACATATTCGTTCGGCAGAACGAACAGCTCTTTGATTGTCCAGGCTTCACCATGAACAAGTTGTGCGACATGTTCGACCATGATTAACGCACCTCCGAAGCAAGGCCGATGTAAAAAGCCTGCGGTTTGGTTCCGAATTCGTCTTTAAGCACACCGACGCGGTCGTTCATAATGATCTTGGTGACCGGGTCATTGATGTCCCGGATATTGCACATCTTCCGGGCACCGAAAGGACAGGCATTGACGCACGCAGTCTCGAGACCCTTGGTGATACGGTGATAGCAGAAGGTGCACTTGTCCGCCACCTTGTGCACAGGGTGGAAATATCGGGCGCCGAAGGGGCAGGCCATGATGCAGTAACCGCAGCCGATGCACCAGGTATTATCGACCAGCACCACGCCGTCATCCGTCTTATAGGTGGCGCCGACCGGGCAAACCTGAGTGCAGGGAGGGGTGAGGCAATGGTTGCAGAGCTTGGGAACGAAGAAGGCCTTGCCGACGTCTTCGGGGTTGATTTCCTTGTGTTCTCCCATGCCCAGGTCGATTCTGGAGTCGGTGTAGCCATAGAGGGCGCCTTTAGGGCTATCGACGTACCGCCGGTCATCCTTTGTGTAAACGTACCGCTCGACCCACGTGCGGGTGACGTTGGCTTCCATGGGGATGTCGTTTTCGGTCTTGCAGGCTTTCACACAGAAGCCGCAGCCTACACACTTATGGGTGTCGATCAAAAAAGCCCAGTGGATTTCAGGATTGTCGGCCAGCACCTTGCGGGGGTCGATCAGTTCTAGGGCCGAGAGGGGGACCGACGCACCGGCGATGACCACGATGGTGTTTTTCAGGAATTCCCGCCGCTTCATCGTTACATGTCCTCCAGTCTCGGGTTGTGCGGGTTGTGACATTCCACGCATTCCATGTCGACATTATGCTCGTCGGGATCGATGCCGGGGATGCGCTTGCGCTCACTGGTCGTATAAGGAAGATCGGTGTGGCAGCGGAGGCAGACCCCACGGCTGCGGTCGATGAGCAGCTTCTCGGGGTCTTCCGGATGGTTCAGGGCCGGCCCGTGACAGTTTTCGCAGGGAATGATGCCGTGCAGGTCTTCCGTCCGGATTTCGACTTCCTCCCCATGGCAATCCTCGCAGAATTCGTGCATCTTCTGCTTGCCTGTGTCGCGGTACTTCACCGGCTTAGACTTCCACTCTTCCTCATTGGACTTCCGGTGGTAGCTGTACATGAATCCGTACTCCCCGCTGCCGAAGTCGTTAGGGACATAGAAGAACCGGAATGCCAGTATCCCCACGACCATTGCGATGACCACGAAGAGTGGTCGCCATACATGGTTTTTCACGTCATTCCCTTTCCTGGCGGTGATTATTGCTGGACGATGGGCGAAATGGCCCCGAGGGTTGGCCGCCGCAAATGCCTGGCCAGCCGACCAAAACCGATTGATAAAATACTATTTTACTGGGGATTTAGCAATACTTTTACAAGGGAAATAAAATTAAAAACATCAAAATAAAACAGGCATTCCCGATAGGTATTGCGTGAGGATGAAAAGCTCTCGCATCAATGGAAGGGGTGTGACAAACGAAGGAGGTGCCATTATCTCGAGGAGATGACTAGAGCAGCACCGGGTGAATCATACGCCCCGGTGTTATGAAAGCCGAGGGAGGGCGCAGCCTCCCCCGGCTTGTCGGCCAGTGAAACTTGCCAGAATCAAGTCATGTTTTATCTTCGGTTTGGGCAGGCACGAGGAAGAGCTGATCCCCGATATAGCAGTTGACCCCGTCCTCGGAGACATGGAAATCACCGTTGAGGATCGGTATGGCCACTCGCAGCAGCATGGTGTAGACGAACATTCCCGTGGCCCAGATTCCCATCGTCAGCAGGATTTCAATTCCCGTCGGCGAGTATTCATAGATTTCGTGCAGAACGTCCGGGACAAAGCCGGGTATAACCAGGCCCATCCCTTTCTCGATGTAAACGCCGGTGAAGATCAGAAGGCAGCCGATCACCAGAGTGACATGGTTCTTGCGGGTCTCGGGGATAAGAAAGATCAGGAAAGCCGTGATATTGAAGAGCATGGCTGTCCAGATCCAGGGAACAAGGGCCGAGTGGCCGTGGAGGCCCTGGAAAAGATACTTCATCGGAGCAAGGTGAATGGTGTCGGTGTAGTACTCTTTGAAAACCTCCGCCCCGAGGAGAAAGAGATTGATGAACATGGCATAGGCGATCAGTTCTGCCACTTTGTGAATTGCCTCATCCTTGATCCGGAACTTGGTATACCGGCGAATCAGGAGAAATACCAGAATCATGAAGGCCGGGCCGGAGCAGAAAGCTGAGGCCAGAAAACGCGGGGCCAGAATCGAAGCGTTCCAGAACGGACGAGCCCCGAGACCGGAGTACAGAAAAGCGGTGACCGTATGGATCGAGATGGCGGCTGGGATAGACAACAGCAGCAGCGGCGTCGTGAAGTTTTTGTTCGGTTCCCGCTTGTAATAGAGGTTGTAGAGAATGTATACAGCAATGACAAGATTGAGGACAAGATACAGGTTAAGCACGACTACGTCCCAGGCCAGCAACGATTGCGGGAAGTTAAGGATGCCGATCTTCGGGATAAGATGCCAGAAACGATCAGGGCGGCCGATATCCACCGTGACGAACAACAGGCACATGACGATGGCGGAAATCGCAAGCAATTCGCCCAGAACGGCGATCTCCTTGATCGGCTTCCAATGGTAGACATACGCGGGGATTACCAGCAGTACGGCAGCAGCGGCCACCCCGACCAGGAAGGTGAAATTGGAGATGTAAAAGCCCCAGGAGACCTGGTCGCGCATCGCAGTGACGCCGAGCCCGTTCCCCAACTGATAGACGTAAGCCGTAGCGCCGATCGTCATCAGCGACAGAAGCAATCCGACCCAGATATAATATCCTTTGCTTCCTTTGCTGACCAGCACCAGCGTGCCTTTAAAAAATGACCATATATTCTTCATGTTTCACTCCGCACAGAGGTTAGGTCGCGTAGAAGTAAAAGAACTTGGGCTGCGTATTCAACTCCTCCTTGAGGATGAAGACCCGTTTGTTCTCAATCAGATACCGCATTTCACTTTTAGGGTCGAGAAGATTGCCGAACTTCCGGGCGCCGACCGGGCAAGCCTCTTCGCAGGCCGGGTAACGGCCCGGCTGCTCCCTGGTGCGCTGAATGCAGAAGGTGCATTTTTCCACGACGCCGACCGGTCGGGGGCGGTTCCCGAGATAATGGGTGTCGGGGTTCAGTTCTTCGGCCGGAATCTGGCTCTTCTTCCAGTTGAAATGGCGTGCGCCGTAAGGGCAGGCCGCCATGCAGTAACGGCAGCCGATACACCAGTTGTAATCGACGACGATGATTCCGTCGTTTTCCTTCCAGGTGGCCTGCACGGGGCAAACTTTGGTGCAGGCCGGATTCTCGCACTGCTGACAGGCGATCGGCATGTAGGTGTGACCCTCTTCCGGAACTTCAGCCGGGTTGTAGTAGTGTTCGGCGGAATCGAAATCGATCCCCTTCTCCTTGTCCATGCGGACGACGCGTATCCATTGAATCTGCGGGTCGCGGGACTGATTGTTCTCCGCCACACAGCCATAGACGCAGCGGCGACAGCCGATGCACCGGGACAGGTCGAGCCCGTAGCCGAATCTTACCCCCTCAATGGCCGGTGTGGCCTTGACCGTCACGTCCTTGTCGTATTGCTTGCTGTATTCCTTTTCCAGCCGTGCCAATACACTTTTCAGCTCATCCTTGCTGAGTTCACGGAAATGCTTCTGGAAGAAGCTTTCCCAGACGGAGGCCGAAGCTTGACGGGATGGCAAGGCTAGAACGCCGACACCTGCCGCAAGGCCCTTCAGGGCCTTGCGACGGGTTAATTGAAAAACATGTTTATCGCGCTTATTTTGATCCGACATTATTTTCTCCATTCGGTTTATTGCGTGATATTTAATGTATACCGCCGCCGGGCCGTTGTGGTGGTGGCATGGGCTTTAACGGCTTGAATCCAGGATCGTGCGGGTTGTGGCAGTGTGCGCAGAGCAGGTATTCCTTGTCGCCGTTCCAGTTGCCGGTTCGCTTGCCATGTATGCCCTCGCGCCAGTCCCGGTATTTGTCCCCGTGGCACTGTCCGCAGAGCCGGTAGCTTTCGGAGAAGGGGATCACCTCCCCCGACACCAGGCGCAAGGTGTCCCGATCGCCGGGATTGTGACAATCCAGGCACCAGCGCTGTCCCTCGGCATGATTCAGGACGATATCGGTGTGCATGTCCTGCAATTCCCGCCGTTGGAGATTCGGTTTCATGTCGGCATGGCAGTCGGAGCAGGGAAAAATCCCTTCCGAGAAGGGGGCAGGCGGCACGGGAAAGTTCTCGGGCGGTTTACGATTTTGGGTGTCGTAGGTGCGCAGCAGGTCGGCCGCCGGCTTCTCCACCACGATCAACCTGCCGGAGCGGTCAAAATATTTCTCTTTTGCCGCCTGCGTTGGAGGGGGTGAGAAGGTACACAGGAGGAGGGCGAGTGCCCCCAGGGCGGTTCGGTGTAAGATCACTCTGAGAGAGAGCATTTTTTACCTCGAGATGATGGTTAGAAAAGTCAGGGTTGAGCCCTGTACGGGTAATCGGGTTCGGCAAAAGGACAGCAGAACAAAAAGGCGAAAAATAATAACATTGTCTATCCATTGTCTATCAAGTGTGAGGAGTATTTTGCAATTATATAAAAGCGGTTGACTTGATGGTTTGACCTGAGTCAATTGTTGAAATTTACATTATGCGACGCCGGGTTGCTCAGGGGGATAAAGAAGAGAGTCGATACGTCACCTGTGTAAAAAAACCGGATTGAAATATCCCTCGGACGCCGGTTACGAAGGTGGGCAGGCCTGCTTCCGCCTCCCTCAAAAAGTAGAACATCGTTTACTTTTTAACACTAAAGTCACCGGATGTCAATCCTCTGTGAATGGACGGAAGCTGCTGATTTTTAATTATAATTATATCACATGCTGTGCTGCAAGGCCTCATGCCAAAGGACGGAAAAGGCATATATCAAATGTTTTTGAAATTAGTAAAAAAGTGTTATACTGTGGCCCATATTGGCGCAAGCTTAAAGTCGCTATAAAATAAATGGCTGATTCGATGGGGGCTCGCAGCGGTCGGTGAGCTGTTTGGATGAAAGCGACAGTGCAGAAATTCTGAGCTGGGGGTTTCTGTGCTGCACGAAGTCATGAACGCTGGAGGCGGGTATATGCCAGATGCTGGAAAATCTCTGGAGCGCCGAATTGAGGAGCTCGAAAAGGATATCAGTACACTCGAAAGCCGGATAGAGGAACTGGAACACCGCCTTGAGCGTCCTGCCGGGAAAATTCTGCTGCGGGATATGCCAACGCCGGTCGCCGAATCCGGAGAACCCTCTGAGGCGCTGCTGGACTGGTTGGGGCATTCTTCTCTCCTCCAGCGATTGGCGTCTATCTGCTTTCTGCTGGTAGTGGCGCTTGTTCTGCGGACGGTCACCGACAATGACATCCTGGACAAGGAGGTCGGATCCCTGATCGGAATGGCATACTCTTTTGCCCTCATCGCCTGGGGATGGCGAAGTTATAGCCGGTCGCATTCGCTTGCGCCGGTTTTTACCGTCTGTGGCGCGTTTCTCCTCTACTCGATCGTCGTTGAAACCCACGAGCACTTCGAATCCCTCCCCACCGTGCCGGCCTACATGCTTATCGCTGCGGCCGGAGTGGCCCTGGCGTTTATCTCGCACCTGTACAAGGTCGCTCTTCCCGTATTCGTCGGTACACTTGGAATGTGTCTTGCCGGCGTTGCGCTCGATTTTCCTCATCCAGTTTTCCCCTACCTTTTCATTCTGCTGCTGGCTGCCAATACCCTGGGCACTTTTGCGACGCGTCTTCAGCGGTGTTCCTGGCTCCGATGGCTCCTCTTTGTCGTTTCCGTATTCATGATGATGGTCTGGGGGATGCGACTGGGTATTTACCTGGGCAGGAGTACTCCGGACGAACTTCCCTTCTCGGTCGCCGGCCTTTTTCCGGCGGTCGCCACTCTGGCCCTGGTCTACGCTGGTGTTGCGGTTATGGGGATTCTCGGACGGATCAACGAACGGGTTTCAAAATTTGACTTTGCCCTTCCGACCTTGAACGTACTCTGGGCTTTCGCCGTTGCAAGGTATGCGGTAAATGCCGGACCGTGGAGTGCCTCGTTTTTGGCGAGCATGGGGGTAATGGCCGCGGCAGGTCATTTCGCAATAGGTTATTGGTTCGGAAGGAGACGGATGGAAGGGGCGCCAGGAACCAACTCCTTCGCATTGGCTGGCAGCATTCTCCTGGCTCTGGCGCTCCCCATGGCCACGGGGAGTAAGCTGATCTCCCTTGCACTGATCTCGGCAACAGCCTTTGGAATGGCTGTTCTGTCCAGGCGTTGGCGCAGTGGAGGCATGCGACTGACCTCCTACATGCTGCAGTTTTATGCTTGCGGTATTTTAGCGCTGTTGCTGCGGGCCACGGAAACGACCAGTCCTTCACTTGTCGGCGCCGGCGCATCCGGGGCTCTGGCGGGAATCGCTTTTCTGCATTACCTTTGGGCCCGCAACAATCCGCCACCTGGAGAATCCCTGGTTTTTGACCGATTCGACAAGGACGACCGCCTTGCGGTTTTCCTCCTCATGGTCTCGCTGCTGGGCGGTTTCTTTGCCTTGAGGGTCGGAGTGTATCAGGCGATCGTCGGGCTGATCCCGGGTGAAGAGATCTCGTCCGTGTTCTCTTCAGCCCAAACGGTGATCATCAATCTCTCCGCCGCCGTCCTCATGTGCTTTGCTTTCATGCGCCGAAACAAGGAGGTGCGGAACGTCGCCATTCTGGTCACTATTATCGGCGGCGTAAAGGTCTTTATGATCGACCTGCTCGGTCTGGCCGGCGTTCCCGTGGTGGCCAGTGTTTTATCCTTCGGGGTGGCGGCTTCCCTTGAGTCCTTCGCGCTGAGTCGGTGGCAGCGCATTGATATGCTCAGAGTATCAAAATGGCCTCGTAAATCCCAGACCGGGACGGGCGGGGCAAATGAATCGATGCAGTAATGGGTGTATCATTGGGTTCTGAAAAAGATTGCCCAGGAAGTGCAGGGGCTCTGGCGAGGAGATAAGTAGCCGGAAAAAGCAGAAGGTTTAAAAGAATACGAAAGAGGCTCTCTCGGCAGGTAGCGGAGAAAGCCTCTTTTTTTTTGGAGCGGAAAACCATGGTTAATATGGTACAATTAATGCAAATTAACAAAATATCACTAATCAGGCACGGCGAATGAAATGGATCATCGTCAAGCCCACAAGAAGATGGAGGGGTCGTATGGAAGCTCAAAGTCGTCTCGGTGATGCTCTCAGTTCCGCCTATGTTCTCGCCCTTCTCGGTGTTGTCGGGGNNNNNNNNNNNNNNNNNNNNNNNTGTCGTATGGAAGCTCAAAGTCGTCTCGGTGATGCTCTCAGTTCCGCCTATGTTCTCGCCCTTCTCGGTGTTGTCGGGGTTTTTGCCCTGATATCAGCGGTTCTTATCGCTTGGCCGGCACTTGCTTATCTCGGGTCTAAGATTGTCTAGCTGGTCAGGACGTCTTCGGAGCTCTCTCTCCCATCGAAAAAGGGGACCGTGTTTCGGCGGGGCAAAACGTTAAATGACGTTAATTACAAATGGCTTGAGAAACAAGCAGCAAATAAAAAAGGCGCCCTCGTTGGGCGCCTTTTTTTATTTGCATGCGATCAGATTTTACCATTTGACGTTCAGGTCTTTCAGTATCTGCTTGAAATCAGATTCTACGGACTTGAGGATGGCCTGGGCATAATCAATGTTATGGACCCCGTGTGTTCCGTCATCTTTAACGAAGTTCAGGTTGTGAAGCGCTTTTTCATAAAGCACCCAGCCTTCCACTGTGTCGCGACGAAGATCGTCGGCTTTCTTGAGGGCCTTTTCGGCATCGGTGCGCAGGAGGCTGAGCCTGTCGACCTTGGCGTCAATCGTTTTGGCCCAGTCATTGAAAACTTCAACGTAGCTTCCATCATGGCAGTCGACGCAGGTTGCAGAGCTGGGCCGATAGATGCCTTCTTCCACGCCTGTGTGGCACATCTGGCAGGTTACCTCGGCGGCGTGCATCATCCCCGGATCGCCCTGCACCTCCATGGCCCCCTTACCTTCGTTCATGGCCAATTGGGCTTCATGGCAGGTGGCGCAATCTTCGATGAGGGGGGCGGAAGAACCTTCGTTTTCCTTATGGCAGGCGACGCAGGTATTCATCCGCTCGGTTTTGGTCCCCGGTTGATGTACCACTCCGAAATGACAGTCGCGGCAGGTCAAGTCGAAGGACTCGATGTGGAAGGAATGGTCAAAATGGGTGCCGCCCACGAATGTGTCGGTCATGATGTCCGGCAGACCTTTGCGTTCGCGAAATTCGGGGTTGTTCACGCTGTCTAAAAGGCGCATTTCGACGATCTCGAGCGGGCCTTTGTGCTTCTCACGATACTCCCGATTGCCTTCATCGGAATGGCAGAAAAGGCAATGTTCCATCGGTACGAGGTCCGGACTGGGATTGGCGAGGATCTCCAGTTTTTCTTCCTTGGAGATGGTGAACTGCATGTACGTATCGTAGAGCCCTCCCAGTTTGGCCTTCATGTAGCCGGCGGGTCCGGGTCTGCCGTGACAGTCGAGACAGGAAACCCCGGCATCCGAATGGCCTGAGTGCTCCCAGGAATCGACTTCCGCAAGCGGACCGAAACCGTGCTTGGGATGGCACATGGCGCAGAACTCAGGTTCTGAAGTCATGTGCAGGATCTGGATGTTGACGAATCCGAAAACGACGATGAAGCCGATGGCCAACAGGGTGACCAGGAGGATGTGTCTTTTGCACCAATTGATGAAGTTCTTCAACGTTAGAGCCATGGGTATCCATCCTTTGCAAATTCGTTATTCTGTGTCCTCTTTTTACAAAACGGATAGAAAATACACTTTGCGGGAGGAGATTGCAACAGGAAAACAGCGCAAAATCAAATGGTTGTAAAAAATAAACTAAAAAAAATTAATTACATTATGACAACCAAATGGAGTCTAGCCATCATTTCCATAGGGAGATGAGCGTAAGAACGAGTTGGGAGAGAGAGGAAGGTAGGCCGGGTTCGGATAAGAAGCAACAATTGGAGATTAAGGAGTAAACCGGTTTCTGAAGATGCGCATGAGGAGGACGGCGAGAATTGAAAATCCAAGGCCTGTGCTGAAGAACAGGTACCCTATGCTTCGGGCACTTCCCCATCCACCCAGTTCACGTCCATTCATCAAAACGATCAACGCCAATCCTGCAAAGGTTCCAATTCCTCCCAGGATATAGATTGCCAAGGCTGCGGCCGCGAGTCCGGTTCCATTGTATTTCATGCTGTCTCCCGAAAAAGGGGGGAGGGCGCAATGGATTGCGCCCTCCCTGTGTTCGTGCTAGTGGCTGCCGGAGAAGAAAGCGAAGAGCATCATTATCAGACAGGCTATACCGGTGAAGAAGGCTAGAAAGCCGAACCCCTTGAAAACGAAATCATAAAGTACCCCGCTGACCCGTGGAGCTACGAACTTTTCTGTAATCCCTTCCTCTTCATAGCGTCGCCACTGGTCCCCGCGTTCCTCGATGAATTCTTCTTTCGAAATCTGTCCATTGAAGATTACGAAATCCATCGGAAATTTCTCCGGTCTTCCGTGGGTGTTGAAAAAATGCACGGTGAATATGAAGCCGGTGGCAAGCAGAGCCTCATCGGAATGCACGATGGTGGCAACGTTGAATGTCCATCCTGGCAGGAAGTATCCGAAGAATTCAGGGAACCAGAGCATCAGGCCCGAACCGCCGATGGCGAACATCCCCCAGAAAACAGCGAGGAAGTCGAATTTCTCCCAGTAGGTCCAGCGCTCGAAAGTCGGCTTGGGTCCCTTGAAAAGGAACCATTTTATCATTCCGGTGATATCCCTCAGGTCTCGGAAGTTTGGACAAAGGGAATCCGGACCGAAGAGGCGCTGCAGGAAGTTGCCTTTGATGTCTTTGCGTAAAAAGAGAAAATCAATGCTCAGCACCAGGGCGCCGAAAAAATAATAAAAAGTCAGGATCGCACAAGCCCGATGAATAAGACCGGCATTGTAAGTCCCCCCGTAAAAGGACATCAGGATTTTGGCCCACTGCTCGTCGGCGAACTTGAGCGGCAAGCCGGTCAGGGAAAGGCCGAGGAAGCTTATGATGACGGTGAGGTGGAGGACGACATGCCTCGGCTTGAAGCGAAGGTACTGCTTATTGCCCTCGGGGA carries:
- the nrfD gene encoding NrfD/PsrC family molybdoenzyme membrane anchor subunit, whose product is MVEHVAQLVHGEAWTIKELFVLPNEYVYWSIQIVMYPFMTGLVAGAFVLSSLYHVFGVKQLKEIARFSLVFSFALLPVAMLPLMLHLMQPFRGIHVLMTPHFTSAISAFGIVFLTYACIVASELWFVYRQHFVESALALKASPTRSGIDSLRLRLFSILTLGAWDISDEALHKDHKAVSVLAAFGIPVACFLHGYAGFIFGSVKANALWMTPLMPVIFICSAVVSGIALCILCYVVTQEIRKFLAKRKLARWAHEPNAPSVEQLRGAEESEVKMVANYLLYFMIAALTLEILDLIFRGYTQVKSWDILREVIMERDFVKIFILQYTIGNAIPFIMMILPGRTVRRITIATVLVMFGVFMMRWNVVIGGQAFSLSFAGFMHYHLPIIPHDVETFKEGLFGALTVMATPFVIFYFLTKIFPVFAEEKAH
- a CDS encoding 4Fe-4S dicluster domain-containing protein; the protein is MKRREFLKNTIVVIAGASVPLSALELIDPRKVLADNPEIHWAFLIDTHKCVGCGFCVKACKTENDIPMEANVTRTWVERYVYTKDDRRYVDSPKGALYGYTDSRIDLGMGEHKEINPEDVGKAFFVPKLCNHCLTPPCTQVCPVGATYKTDDGVVLVDNTWCIGCGYCIMACPFGARYFHPVHKVADKCTFCYHRITKGLETACVNACPFGARKMCNIRDINDPVTKIIMNDRVGVLKDEFGTKPQAFYIGLASEVR
- a CDS encoding cytochrome c3 family protein, with the translated sequence MKNHVWRPLFVVIAMVVGILAFRFFYVPNDFGSGEYGFMYSYHRKSNEEEWKSKPVKYRDTGKQKMHEFCEDCHGEEVEIRTEDLHGIIPCENCHGPALNHPEDPEKLLIDRSRGVCLRCHTDLPYTTSERKRIPGIDPDEHNVDMECVECHNPHNPRLEDM
- the dsrP gene encoding sulfate reduction electron transfer complex DsrMKJOP subunit DsrP, coding for MKNIWSFFKGTLVLVSKGSKGYYIWVGLLLSLMTIGATAYVYQLGNGLGVTAMRDQVSWGFYISNFTFLVGVAAAAVLLVIPAYVYHWKPIKEIAVLGELLAISAIVMCLLFVTVDIGRPDRFWHLIPKIGILNFPQSLLAWDVVVLNLYLVLNLVIAVYILYNLYYKREPNKNFTTPLLLLSIPAAISIHTVTAFLYSGLGARPFWNASILAPRFLASAFCSGPAFMILVFLLIRRYTKFRIKDEAIHKVAELIAYAMFINLFLLGAEVFKEYYTDTIHLAPMKYLFQGLHGHSALVPWIWTAMLFNITAFLIFLIPETRKNHVTLVIGCLLIFTGVYIEKGMGLVIPGFVPDVLHEIYEYSPTGIEILLTMGIWATGMFVYTMLLRVAIPILNGDFHVSEDGVNCYIGDQLFLVPAQTEDKT
- a CDS encoding 4Fe-4S dicluster domain-containing protein gives rise to the protein MSDQNKRDKHVFQLTRRKALKGLAAGVGVLALPSRQASASVWESFFQKHFRELSKDELKSVLARLEKEYSKQYDKDVTVKATPAIEGVRFGYGLDLSRCIGCRRCVYGCVAENNQSRDPQIQWIRVVRMDKEKGIDFDSAEHYYNPAEVPEEGHTYMPIACQQCENPACTKVCPVQATWKENDGIIVVDYNWCIGCRYCMAACPYGARHFNWKKSQIPAEELNPDTHYLGNRPRPVGVVEKCTFCIQRTREQPGRYPACEEACPVGARKFGNLLDPKSEMRYLIENKRVFILKEELNTQPKFFYFYAT
- a CDS encoding cytochrome c3 family protein yields the protein MLSLRVILHRTALGALALLLCTFSPPPTQAAKEKYFDRSGRLIVVEKPAADLLRTYDTQNRKPPENFPVPPAPFSEGIFPCSDCHADMKPNLQRRELQDMHTDIVLNHAEGQRWCLDCHNPGDRDTLRLVSGEVIPFSESYRLCGQCHGDKYRDWREGIHGKRTGNWNGDKEYLLCAHCHNPHDPGFKPLKPMPPPQRPGGGIH
- a CDS encoding ABC transporter C-terminal domain-containing protein, yielding MPDAGKSLERRIEELEKDISTLESRIEELEHRLERPAGKILLRDMPTPVAESGEPSEALLDWLGHSSLLQRLASICFLLVVALVLRTVTDNDILDKEVGSLIGMAYSFALIAWGWRSYSRSHSLAPVFTVCGAFLLYSIVVETHEHFESLPTVPAYMLIAAAGVALAFISHLYKVALPVFVGTLGMCLAGVALDFPHPVFPYLFILLLAANTLGTFATRLQRCSWLRWLLFVVSVFMMMVWGMRLGIYLGRSTPDELPFSVAGLFPAVATLALVYAGVAVMGILGRINERVSKFDFALPTLNVLWAFAVARYAVNAGPWSASFLASMGVMAAAGHFAIGYWFGRRRMEGAPGTNSFALAGSILLALALPMATGSKLISLALISATAFGMAVLSRRWRSGGMRLTSYMLQFYACGILALLLRATETTSPSLVGAGASGALAGIAFLHYLWARNNPPPGESLVFDRFDKDDRLAVFLLMVSLLGGFFALRVGVYQAIVGLIPGEEISSVFSSAQTVIINLSAAVLMCFAFMRRNKEVRNVAILVTIIGGVKVFMIDLLGLAGVPVVASVLSFGVAASLESFALSRWQRIDMLRVSKWPRKSQTGTGGANESMQ
- a CDS encoding cytochrome c3 family protein, which codes for MALTLKNFINWCKRHILLVTLLAIGFIVVFGFVNIQILHMTSEPEFCAMCHPKHGFGPLAEVDSWEHSGHSDAGVSCLDCHGRPGPAGYMKAKLGGLYDTYMQFTISKEEKLEILANPSPDLVPMEHCLFCHSDEGNREYREKHKGPLEIVEMRLLDSVNNPEFRERKGLPDIMTDTFVGGTHFDHSFHIESFDLTCRDCHFGVVHQPGTKTERMNTCVACHKENEGSSAPLIEDCATCHEAQLAMNEGKGAMEVQGDPGMMHAAEVTCQMCHTGVEEGIYRPSSATCVDCHDGSYVEVFNDWAKTIDAKVDRLSLLRTDAEKALKKADDLRRDTVEGWVLYEKALHNLNFVKDDGTHGVHNIDYAQAILKSVESDFKQILKDLNVKW